One Numida meleagris isolate 19003 breed g44 Domestic line unplaced genomic scaffold, NumMel1.0 unplaced_Scaffold327, whole genome shotgun sequence DNA segment encodes these proteins:
- the LOC110391237 gene encoding zinc finger protein 436-like — MREEIKKGNCPLLECIELYLGMAQELGHFVQKGDVRNRIQSSTDIRKDNICWIPLINYMEESLLRSSQRQMASLPVSPLSDKQGRSPQSSMDNALGDTTTISYSGCAAQVFFFLFFISAEYSHLTITAYDRYVAICKPLHYGTLSSVAGLHVGHGVLFLNVLCHPAGGRITNRKEDLQKGGVAEKHWGSGSVEEMRRDVRGGLEQGEHLKKALGNHPGKRVRNALGCSTGQEQLEDVKSKEECQKKRQNRCDESGKSFKRYSSRVNHERIRPGESLWKCCDCAKSFRRSSDLIVHQHMHRGGNCFKCPECGKGFSRSSSLIRHQRIHTGERPYKCAECGKGFKTSAHLISHQRIHTGERSYKCAECGKGFRRRSHLICHQRIDTGERHYTCCDCEKGFKSSRELIVHQCVHNGEIPYKCPECGKGFRRRSHLIHHQRIHNGERPYKCPECGKSFKTSTHLVSHQCIHIGERPYKCPVCGKGFKSSTELVIHHRIHTGESPYKCSVCGKGFRRRSHLISHQRIHTGERPYKCPECGKSFKSSTELVCHQHIHTGERLYKCPECGKGFKSSSELIHHQHVHTGERPCKCPECGKGFRSRSSLYSHKHIHTGVWM; from the exons ATGAGGGAGGAGATAAAGAAGGGCAACTGCCCTCTGTTGGAGTGCATTGAGCTCTACCTGGGGATGGCACAGGAGCTGG gacattttgtccagaagggTGATGTAAGAAACAGGATCCAAAGCTCTACTGACATCCGAAAGGACAACATCTGCTGGATTCCCCTGATCAACTACATGG AGGAATCCCTCCTTCGTTCATCACAAAGACAGATGGCCAGTCTGCCAGTTTCACCACTGTCTGACAAACAGGGAAGatccccacagagct CCATGGACAATGCCCTCGGGgacaccaccaccatctcctACTCTGGATGTGCTGCAcaggtctttttctttctcttcttcatctcAGCAGAGTATTCCCATCTCACCATCACGGCCTATGACCGCTATGTTGCCATCTGCAAGCCCCTGCACTACGGGACcctg TCATCTGTGGCTGGGCTACATGTGGGGCACGGTGTGCTATTTCTGAATGTCCTGTGTCATCCAGCAGGAGGTAGGATCACAAATAGAAAGGAGGATCTGCAGAAAGGTGGTGTGGCCGAAAAGCATTGGGGTAGTGgctctgtggaagaaatgcGAAGGGATGTCCGAGGGGGCCTGGAGCAAGGAGAGCACTTGAAGAAGGCACTGGGAAACCATCCAGGAAAGAGAGTGAGGAACgcgctgggctgcagcacaggtcaggagcagctggaagacGTAAAGAGCAAGGAAGAGTgccagaagaaaaggcagaatcGGTGTGATGAGTCTGGGAAAAGCTTTAAGAGGTATTCTAGCCGTGTTAACCATGAACGTATTCGGCCTGGGGAGAGTCTATGGAAGTGTTGTGATTGTGCAAAGAGCTTCCGAAGGAGTTCTGACCTCATTGTCCATCAGCACATGCACAGAGGAGGGAACTGCTTTAAGTGCCCagagtgtgggaagggcttcagTAGGAGTTCCAGCCTCATCcgccaccagcgcatccacacaggagagagaccctacaagtgcgctgagtgtgggaagggcttcaaAACGAGTGCCCATCTCATCagccaccagcgcatccacacaggagagagatcCTATAAGTGTgctgagtgtgggaagggcttcagGAGACGTTCCCACCTCATCTGCCACCAGCGCATCGACACAGGTGAGAGACACTACACATGCTGTGATTGTGAGAAGGGCTTTAAAAGCAGTAGAGAGCTCATTGTCCACCAGTGCGTCCACAATGGAGAGAtaccctacaagtgccctgagtgtggaAAGGGCTTCAGGAGACGTTCCCATCTCATCCACCACCAGCGTATCCACAAtggagagagaccctacaagtgccctgagtgtgggaagagcttcaaAACGAGTACCCATCTCGTCAGCCACCAGTGCATCCACATAGGggagagaccctacaagtgccctgtGTGTGGGAAGGGCTTTAAAAGCAGTACTGAACTCGTCATCCACCACCggatccacacaggagagagtCCCTACAAATGTTCTGtgtgtgggaagggcttcagGAGGCGTTCCCACCTCATCAGtcaccagcgcatccacacaggtgagagaccctacaagtgccctgagtgtgggaagagcttcaaAAGCAGTACTGAACTTGTCTGCCACCAGcacatccacacaggagagagactctacaagtgccctgagtgtgggaagggctttAAAAGCAGTAGTGAACTCATCCACCACCAGCACgtccacacaggagagagaccctgcaagtgccctgagtgtgggaagggtTTTCGAAGCCGTTCTTCCCTCTACTCCCACAAGCACATCCACACAGGGGTGTGGATGTGa
- the LOC110391233 gene encoding olfactory receptor 14C36-like, giving the protein MPNRSSISDFLLLAFTDTRQLQLLLFCLFLAIYLAALLGNGLISTAVACHHCLQTPMHFFLLNLALLDLGCNSTTLPKAMDNALGDTTTISYSGCAAQVFFFLFFISAEYSHLTITAYDRYVAICKPLHYGTLVGSRACATMAAAAWGTGVLYSLLHTATTFSLPLCQGNALEQFFCEIPQILKLSCSDSYLREVGLIVVSVLAVFGCFVFIVLSYVQIFRAVLRMPSVQGQHKAFSTCLPHLVVVLLFLSTGTFANLKPPSICSPSQDLVVAVLYSVVPPAVNPLIYSMRNQELKDALWKMMTRCVLKARNCPSSSI; this is encoded by the coding sequence ATGCCCAACAGAAGCTCCATCAGCGACTTCCTCCTCCTGGCATTCACAGACACgcggcagctgcagctcctgctcttctgcctcttcctggccatctacctggctgccctcctgggcaatggcctcatcagcacagccGTAGCCTGCCACCACTGCCTGCAAACCCCCAtgcacttcttcctcctcaaccTCGCCCTCCTGGACCTGGGCTGCAACTCCACCACTCTCCCCAAAGCCATGGACAATGCCCTCGGGgacaccaccaccatctcctACTCTGGATGTGCTGCAcaggtctttttctttctcttcttcatctcAGCAGAGTATTCCCATCTCACCATCACGGCCTATGACCGCTATGTTGCCATCTGCAAGCCCCTGCACTACGGGACcctggtgggcagcagagcttgtgccaccatggcagcagctgcctggggcacTGGGGTTCTCTACTCCCTGCTGCACACTGCCACTACATTTTCACTGCCACTGTGCCAAGGCAATGCTTTGGAACAGTTCTTCTGTGAAATCCCTCAGATCCTCAAGCTCTCCTGCTCAGACTCCTACCTCAGGGAAGTTGGGCTTATTGTGGTTAGTGTCCTTGCCGTATttggatgttttgttttcattgtgctGTCCTATGTGCAGATCTTCAGGGCCGTGCTGAGGATGCCCTCTGTGCAGGGACAGCACAAAGCCTTTTCCACGTGCCTCCCTCACCTGGTTGTGGTCCTCCTGTTTCTCAGCACTGGCACCTTTGCCAACCTGAAGCCGCCCTCCATCTGCTCTCCATCTCAGGACCTGGTGGTGGCAGTTCTGTACTCCGTGGTGCCTCCAGCAGTGAACCCCCTCATCTACAGCATGAGGAACCAGGAGCTCAAGGATGCTCTCTGGAAAATGATGACAAGATGTGTTCTGAAAGCAAGGAACTGCCCATCTTCTTCTATATAG